One stretch of Methanobacterium veterum DNA includes these proteins:
- a CDS encoding P-type ATPase, whose translation MLCVWDAKNQRFLSAETKSFLQKTVIKIGDYLIILAAIMVAIIFIASLFRHQSLFDTLQFALVLVVASIPIALPAVLSVTMAVGAVALAKKRSNSKQTGSY comes from the coding sequence ATGCTTTGTGTTTGGGACGCCAAAAATCAAAGATTTTTGAGCGCTGAAACCAAAAGTTTCCTTCAAAAAACTGTTATAAAAATTGGAGATTATTTAATTATACTGGCTGCGATTATGGTAGCAATCATTTTTATAGCTTCATTGTTCCGACATCAAAGTCTTTTTGATACACTGCAGTTTGCACTTGTCCTCGTGGTTGCATCAATACCTATAGCTTTACCTGCAGTACTTTCTGTTACAATGGCTGTCGGCGCAGTAGCTCTGGCAAAAAAAAGAAGCAATAGTAAGCAAACTGGTAGCTATTGA
- a CDS encoding HAD-IC family P-type ATPase — protein MDKIIISAEEAKKSSFEELFKKLYSSKKGISSSEAQKRFQEYGPNEISEKKINPIVKFIKYFWGPMPWLIEVAIILSALIQHLADFGIISTLLALNAVVGFWQEHKASNAIELLKEKLALKARVLRDGKWQEISAKELVPGDIIHIGSGDIIPADSKIMDSISADESALTGESLPADKKSSDIAYSGSVVSQGETNAVVTATGLNTYFGKTAQLVEKVLKHGQTQSV, from the coding sequence ATGGATAAAATAATTATAAGCGCAGAAGAAGCGAAAAAAAGTTCATTTGAAGAATTATTTAAAAAACTATACTCCAGTAAAAAGGGAATTTCATCCTCTGAAGCCCAAAAAAGGTTCCAAGAGTATGGTCCCAATGAAATTTCTGAAAAAAAAATTAACCCTATTGTTAAATTCATTAAATATTTCTGGGGGCCAATGCCATGGCTTATAGAAGTAGCAATTATTTTATCTGCTTTAATTCAACATTTGGCAGATTTTGGGATAATATCTACACTGCTGGCTTTAAATGCCGTTGTAGGATTCTGGCAGGAGCATAAAGCAAGTAATGCTATTGAACTACTTAAAGAAAAATTGGCATTAAAAGCAAGGGTACTGCGTGATGGCAAATGGCAGGAAATATCTGCCAAAGAACTTGTTCCTGGCGATATTATACATATTGGTTCCGGAGACATTATCCCTGCAGATTCAAAAATAATGGACAGTATTTCTGCAGATGAATCTGCTTTAACTGGGGAATCCCTCCCTGCAGATAAAAAATCTTCAGATATTGCTTATTCTGGTTCAGTTGTAAGCCAGGGAGAAACAAATGCAGTTGTAACTGCAACTGGACTAAACACTTATTTTGGTAAAACTGCCCAGTTAGTAGAAAAAGTCCTCAAACACGGTCAAACACAAAGTGTTTGA
- a CDS encoding CDC48 family AAA ATPase gives MADKEMKLKVAEAISQSDVGRSIARIDPACMQELGLIDGDIVEIEGKKITAAIAASSQSDIGLGIIRIDGHIRKNVGASIGEEITVTRADTKDAEKVVLAPVDQQIMVKGDVRAAFAGRVLTKGDIIVSGFRQPATAMRGSLFDEFFRDVGMNMSPMGEIKLAVVSTKPKGVVKVTQMTDVEIQPNPVDVSKLEGVKNIVDVTYEDIGGLKDEVKKVREMIEIPLKRPELFERLGISPPKGVLMHGPPGTGKTLLAKAVANESDAHFITINGPEIMSKYVGGSEERLREIFEEAEENSPSIIFIDELDAIAPKREEVTGEVERRTVAQLLTLMDGLKSRGQVVVIGATNRVDSIDQALRRPGRFDREIEIGVPDKDGRLEVLQIHTRGMPLDEDVDLEKIAEVTHGFVGADLESLAKESAMRVLRRILPEIKADEEIPKEVLQKMIVKEADFRAALKEIQPSALREVLVQVPDIKWDDIGGLEKAKQELREAVEWPLKYPEKFEKFGVRPPKGVLIYGPPGTGKTLLAKAVANESDSNFIAIKGPELLSKWVGESEKGVREVFRRARQTAPTVIFFDEIDSIASTRSGGSTDSGVTQRVVNQLLTEIDGMEELQDVAIIAATNRIDIMDPALLRPGRFDRHVKVDEPDEETRLAIFKVHTQDMPIAEDVDLKYLAKNTAGYVGADIEAVCREAAMLTLRHDMESEDIKMKYFKKAMKKVKKDEKDVELVQYH, from the coding sequence ATGGCTGATAAAGAAATGAAACTAAAAGTTGCAGAAGCAATTTCGCAGTCAGACGTTGGTAGATCAATTGCGAGAATTGACCCGGCATGTATGCAGGAACTAGGTCTTATAGATGGAGACATAGTAGAAATTGAAGGAAAGAAGATAACAGCAGCAATAGCAGCATCATCTCAATCAGACATTGGTTTAGGTATAATAAGGATTGATGGACACATAAGGAAAAATGTAGGCGCTTCAATCGGTGAAGAAATAACAGTAACACGTGCAGATACAAAGGATGCTGAAAAGGTAGTCTTAGCACCTGTAGATCAACAAATAATGGTCAAGGGAGATGTAAGAGCGGCATTTGCAGGAAGAGTTTTAACTAAAGGAGATATAATTGTATCTGGTTTTAGGCAACCAGCAACAGCTATGAGAGGAAGTCTTTTTGATGAGTTCTTCAGGGATGTAGGGATGAACATGTCTCCTATGGGGGAAATAAAACTTGCAGTAGTCTCAACAAAACCTAAGGGTGTAGTTAAAGTCACTCAAATGACTGACGTTGAAATTCAACCAAATCCTGTAGATGTCTCCAAGCTTGAAGGAGTTAAAAACATAGTAGATGTGACCTATGAAGATATAGGTGGCCTTAAAGACGAAGTTAAAAAAGTAAGGGAAATGATAGAGATCCCACTTAAAAGGCCGGAACTCTTTGAAAGACTGGGAATATCACCTCCTAAAGGTGTACTAATGCACGGTCCTCCTGGAACAGGTAAAACACTCCTTGCCAAGGCGGTTGCAAACGAAAGTGACGCTCACTTCATAACCATTAACGGGCCTGAGATCATGAGTAAATATGTAGGCGGATCTGAAGAAAGGCTCAGAGAAATATTTGAAGAAGCTGAAGAAAATTCCCCATCTATAATATTTATAGATGAACTCGATGCGATTGCACCAAAACGTGAGGAAGTTACAGGCGAAGTTGAGCGCAGGACAGTAGCACAGCTTTTAACCCTCATGGACGGCCTTAAATCAAGAGGACAGGTTGTTGTAATTGGTGCAACCAACAGAGTAGACTCCATTGACCAGGCACTCAGAAGACCTGGAAGATTCGACAGGGAAATTGAAATAGGAGTCCCTGATAAAGATGGAAGGCTGGAAGTACTTCAAATACACACAAGAGGAATGCCTTTAGATGAAGATGTTGACTTGGAGAAAATTGCAGAAGTTACACATGGATTTGTAGGTGCAGACTTAGAGTCCCTTGCTAAAGAATCTGCAATGAGAGTTTTAAGAAGGATCCTTCCAGAAATAAAAGCAGATGAGGAAATTCCAAAAGAAGTTCTTCAGAAAATGATCGTCAAAGAAGCTGACTTTAGAGCGGCTTTAAAAGAAATTCAACCATCTGCACTTAGAGAAGTCCTGGTACAGGTTCCTGATATCAAATGGGATGATATAGGTGGCCTTGAAAAAGCAAAACAGGAATTAAGAGAAGCTGTAGAATGGCCGCTTAAATATCCTGAGAAATTCGAAAAATTTGGAGTTAGACCACCTAAAGGTGTCCTTATCTACGGACCTCCTGGAACTGGTAAGACTTTACTTGCTAAGGCTGTTGCAAACGAAAGTGATTCCAACTTCATTGCAATAAAAGGTCCTGAGCTTCTATCTAAATGGGTTGGTGAATCTGAAAAAGGTGTAAGGGAAGTTTTCAGAAGGGCAAGGCAAACAGCTCCTACTGTTATATTCTTCGATGAAATAGATTCTATTGCATCCACAAGAAGCGGAGGAAGTACTGATTCTGGAGTTACCCAGAGGGTTGTAAACCAGCTTTTAACAGAAATTGACGGAATGGAAGAACTGCAGGATGTTGCAATTATCGCAGCTACAAACAGGATAGATATAATGGATCCGGCTTTACTTAGGCCTGGAAGATTTGATAGACACGTTAAAGTTGATGAACCAGATGAAGAAACAAGACTTGCAATATTCAAGGTCCATACTCAGGATATGCCAATTGCAGAAGATGTAGACTTGAAATATTTAGCTAAAAATACAGCAGGATATGTTGGTGCTGATATAGAGGCTGTATGCCGTGAAGCGGCCATGCTGACACTCAGACATGACATGGAATCTGAAGATATTAAAATGAAATACTTCAAAAAAGCTATGAAAAAAGTCAAAAAGGACGAAAAAGACGTTGAATTAGTGCAGTATCACTAA
- the ahcY gene encoding adenosylhomocysteinase yields MSYDVKDISLAPEGKKKIDWVQRHMPVLEHIKAEYEKEKPFKGITIASCLHLEPKTINLGLTLLAGGAEVAMTGCNPLSTQDDATAAGATMGLNMYGWREETTEEYYETIHKVLDHEPDILIDDGADMIFLVHKERPELIENIMGACEETTTGIHRLKAMAEDKALKFPVIAVNDAYTKYLFDNRYGTGQSTFDSIMGSTNVLIAGKTVVVCGYGWCGRGIAMRANGLGANVIVTEIDPIRALEAKMDGYRVMKVAEAVKYADLLLTVTGDIDVVTKEHFKNMKDGCILANSGHFNVEINKGDLMDMAVKHEQLKPDIEGFVMEDGREFYLLADGRLVNLAGERGQGHPAEIMDMSFAVQALSAKHLLGAKLENKVYKAPDEIDDRVSRLKLKAMDIEIDELSPRQSEYLANWEEGT; encoded by the coding sequence ATGAGTTATGATGTAAAAGATATTTCACTTGCACCCGAAGGTAAGAAAAAAATAGATTGGGTACAAAGGCATATGCCTGTTTTAGAGCATATAAAAGCAGAATACGAAAAAGAAAAACCATTTAAAGGAATTACAATAGCTTCATGCTTACATTTAGAACCAAAAACTATAAATTTAGGATTAACACTTTTAGCAGGTGGTGCTGAAGTTGCAATGACTGGATGTAATCCTCTTTCAACTCAAGATGATGCTACAGCTGCAGGGGCAACTATGGGCCTTAATATGTACGGCTGGAGAGAAGAAACCACAGAAGAATACTATGAAACTATCCATAAAGTACTTGATCATGAGCCAGACATTTTAATTGATGATGGGGCAGATATGATATTTTTGGTACATAAGGAAAGACCAGAACTTATAGAAAATATAATGGGTGCATGTGAGGAAACCACCACTGGAATTCACAGACTTAAGGCTATGGCGGAAGATAAAGCATTAAAATTCCCAGTTATTGCTGTAAATGATGCATATACTAAATATTTATTTGATAATAGATATGGAACTGGACAATCAACTTTTGATTCGATAATGGGTTCAACAAATGTCCTTATTGCAGGTAAAACTGTTGTTGTTTGTGGATACGGCTGGTGCGGCCGAGGTATTGCAATGAGGGCAAACGGCTTAGGTGCAAATGTCATTGTAACTGAAATAGACCCTATAAGAGCTTTAGAAGCAAAAATGGATGGATACAGGGTAATGAAAGTAGCAGAAGCAGTTAAATATGCAGATCTTCTTCTAACTGTCACTGGAGATATAGACGTAGTTACAAAGGAACACTTTAAAAATATGAAAGACGGATGTATACTTGCAAATTCTGGGCATTTCAACGTAGAGATAAACAAGGGCGATCTTATGGATATGGCTGTTAAGCATGAACAGTTAAAACCAGATATTGAAGGCTTTGTGATGGAAGATGGAAGGGAATTTTATCTTCTTGCAGATGGAAGGCTTGTTAATTTAGCAGGAGAACGCGGTCAGGGACATCCCGCAGAAATTATGGACATGAGTTTTGCAGTACAGGCATTGTCGGCTAAACATCTTTTGGGGGCTAAATTGGAAAACAAAGTTTATAAAGCTCCTGATGAAATTGATGATAGAGTCTCAAGACTAAAATTAAAGGCAATGGATATTGAAATAGATGAATTAAGCCCAAGACAGTCTGAATATCTTGCAAATTGGGAAGAAGGGACTTAA